The genomic window CCAGGGAAAACCCACCACACCGGCTCCAGCACTTCACCACCTGCCACTCTCCATCTGGAAACAGCAACCCCTTCCTCACCATGTTGTGGTTTTCCAGTTTGTCTTTCTCAAAGCACAGCACACAAAACCACTGGAGCCAGTTTCTCTTCAAAGCTCAGCCTGAATCCAGCAGGCAGAAGGGAAATCCAGCACTTCTGACTCCTAAGTCACGTAGGGGTCTAAGTTGCTAATAAGtcctgagtgacaagagcacctcccagaGTGTgtcagtgtgcttaaagacacataaCAATGGTTACTGATCCTGACTTCCACCCCAGATAAAAAGTCTTCATAAATGCcataaaattaacttaaaatgacCTTAAACTATTCTGCTTCCGACCTTCCTGCTACTGATACTTCTTCAAAAGAGAGAGGATCAATTGTCTAGAGCACTCCAAAAATGAGAGTAAACTCTTGCTATGGTTCTGCAAACCTGCATGTCCTCTTTGGGTTTGAACAAAACTAGAACCactaatacacacacagaaaataacataGTATAATAATTTAATGTCCACTTCCTGCCTCATGTACCATGACCCAACCTCTGGAATCTTAACTAAACATCCACCCAATACCATGCATACCTTtgcttccctggaactcaacatTCCTTAATCATGCTATTGGAGCTGGAGGTAGCAGAAAGTTAATAGTACTCTGATCATTTATTAATGAAGGAAGCGAACCATCACCTCAGTAGGATCATTATGGAATTAAATTTGTGGAGACTTTAAACAATTCCTCCAAGTGTGCTGGtatttgtttcttcattaaaaatgaaacttgCCATGTATGGGTGTCACATGACTTTAATTACAGGActgcagagccagaggcaggtggatccccaTGAATTTGAGTGAGTTTcagatcaggctccaaagctgcagagagaaaccctgtctccaaaaaaaaaaaataatcaaacaaaaacctaacagaaaatcaaaaccaaacaaaacataaagacaaAACTTTCCCGAAGACCAGAGTGTGGATCTATgcagtagttagccatagaggttagGCCATGGTTAAgcaaatctttaatcccaacacttgggagggagaggcagttggatctctgtgatttcaaggctacccagggctatACCAGATTGACccagtctaaagagaaacagcaaaaTGGTGGTGACTCAAACCATTATCCCAGTAATTAGAAGGTGGAGAGAGGAGTAATAATCCTCTGTATAGATATATGCTCAGAGGATTCAGAAGCTCATTGTGTTCTGTCTGAAGCTTCCTAGGTACAGGATCACCCCTTTCACACCTTTTATCTGAGGATTCAGTGAGGAAAGAAGGAGgtctggctgctctgcttttctgatcttttacTATTAACACCTCTAACTGACTCTAAGTTATTATCATTAAGATGAACTATAATTAGTGCTACAATCTCCATTGTACACTAGTGTGTCAGAGTAGAATGGATGGCAATAGAATTGATGGTATAAGGATTTGCCAATTTACCAAATTTCTTgatatattttgcatatgtttttgCACCTGATAGAATGTTTTCTAAATGTATACAGGATATGGAATGGAGATAATTACGTGAGTGTTGGTTTCTGAACTCTGGTCATCTCCCAAATGCAGATGTGCTGAGCTAGCTGCCAAGATCCACAACATTTATTATCTGATAAGCCAAAAATGTTTCACAGTttaacagaaatgagaaaaactgaaCTGGTTGGGTGTTGGaagcacacgactttaatcccagcactcagaaggcagaggcagtcagatctttgtgagtttgaggccagcgtggtctatagagtgccaggataggctccaaagctacacagagaaaaccaaaaaaagaaaaaccaaacctaaataaataaatatgtaaataagtcATAGTTGGGAACATGATGCATTAGATTTAATATGTTGTAAATGAAAATTTTgcagcataaaataaatacaatacaatGATAATGAATAACAATTTATAACAAAATGCTGATTAAAAAgctacatttcaaaaataaaataaaaagctatatTCATAGTGGAAATACTCAGAATATTCAATGGAATTATACAAACATAGTACACAGAATGACTTCTATACTTACCTAAAATCTACAACAATAAACATGTGCACaatatttgtaaaacaaaaaatgatcatAGAGATCATTTTTAGAGCATTGAgtcacagcctgcctctgcctggattTAGGCCTCTTACCAGTGTCCAGATCAGGATAATTATTCCTACAAACTAGTCATAATGGGAGGCCACGTCCCACCACCACTCCGGCAGCTTGCAAAGAGAGCATAATGAAGAAGGAGGCCTTGGCCATTTCTGCTCTGGATGTCCTGCCCAGGTTCCTACCCCAAGCAATGTTTGCAGTGGCCTTCAAGAACAGACATTCAAAGATCCTATGGGCCATGGTACCTGCCTGGCCTTTCCCATGCCCTACTGatggattttattcattttttgttggtttttcgaggcagggtttctctgtgtagctttggagcctatcctggcactctctctagagaccaggctggccttgaactcacagagatctacctgcctctgcctcccaagtgctgggattaaagatgtgcaccaccagcacccGGTTCCTTTTGGATTTCTAATAAAAATCCCACACCTGGATACACTGAAGGCTCTGCTTGATGGACGATAAGTGCTTACTACACAGAAGGCTTGACCCAGCATGGGGAAAGTCAGATTGCTGGATTTGATGGCTGCGCACTGTGACTTTTGGGAGCATATGCCCTGCAAACTATGAAGGTGACTGCTCCCATGAGGTCCAGAGACAAAAGCAGCCAATGTAGTCCTGCCCGACTCAGGGGAGAAAAATATTTGAACGTGGTAACTGACCTCAACTTTGTGAGTGGCAAGCTGGATGAATGTGCCATGTACTTGTTGCAGGAGGCTCAGTGGAGAAAACACCTGATTCATCTATGTTGTTTCAAGCTTCAGATTTTGATGTCTCATGTCTCCCCTGTCATAGAGATCTTACAATCTCAGATCTCCACTGTATCCGGGAACTGCAAATCACTAATTTGGAGACCAGAAATAGTTGTTTTTGGACATTGGCTGGGGCATATGAGAAACCCTCATGCACTCTTGCTAGGGGGCATGTTAACTACCATCACTATGAATGAATTTGAAGAGCTGGAAGAAGGGTGGTTAAGCACATTGCATTCAACATCACCCAAATTCCACTGTGTCCAGCATCTCTACATAATGACTATGTTTCAGTATGCTACCTGACTTTGTGCCTCAGGTATCTGGAGAAGCCCTTGGAGACCCGGTCCATCACTTCCTGCCACATCTCATGGTCAGACTTGGATTACCTGCCCAAGTGCCTGGACCTTTCTGGTCTCAAACATCTGTCGCTGAGTTCCTTACTTTTACTTGATTTGGTTAGGCCATTTGGAAATCTCCTTGAGTGAGCCAAAGCCGCCTTGCAAACTctggaaatgaagaaatgttGGCTGGAGGTTTCTGAATCATGTACTTTCATTCCTGTCCTGAGccaatatatttatttcaaagacAGAAGTCCATATTCTAGAGCTCTCTCTGCAAAAGGATGAGATTTCTTGCTATGGCTCTGAAGCCCTTTATGGCTCCTGTGATATTAGGTAAACCCAGACCCACTGACTCCCAATCCTGAAACAACCTGAAGAATGGTGCAAGCTGTGGTTCCTTCCCTAAGTATTTGCCTAATATCATGTAAACCTGAAAACACTGCAGACCATAAACTCCTTTTGTCCCCTAGATCTGAGCTACACTTAATCACACTATTTATAGCTGGTGGCACCAGAAAGTCAAAAACATTCCAATCATGTGTTCCTAGGAGACAATCCATATCACCATCTTTCtaccattttctaaattatttgtaatatttgtaTGACCAAACCGAaagtggaatgcaatattcaAAAATTCTAGAAAGCAGACTGTTTTCCAATCAGTGCTCCCACTGCACTCCAAGTGCAATGCCTGTGAGTGCACAGCAGACAATGATACTACAAGCATCATATATTCACACACTAGTGCTGCAGAGTCTCCTGCTATCCAAAACATTCCATATACAGGGATGTTCAGAGGACAAGGACAACAGCCCATGTCACCACATTGACCAAGATTACCACAGTCTGTCTCATGGCTCATTTAAATCCGAGCAGAAATAACAGCTCATCAGACCTGCTCTGggcatctccacacacacaccatggtataGCTTATGTTCTTCCTTAGATCACCCTAGAGCAGAAGGAGAAGAGACTCCTGGATAGAAACTGCAAGCTACTTGCCACGAGTACTCCTGATTGCTAAGCCTTCCCAGAGTCCCTCAGCAGCTAGGACCACCCAGCTGGGCCTACAATACTAGCAGTCCCCCTCCcaggtgatcagagatcaaatgacacagatagcacagtccttccagctctgcaCTTCCAGCCCAGCAGAAATGGGCCTAGTCAAGTATGAAAAACAATGCCATTTACAGCATGCACAGAATTGACTCTAAACGGAACCCACACCTAAGTATGAAATGTGAAGTGCATAACTTATAGAAGACAATAGGATTATTAGGCCTCTCAAAGTTTACCAacttgacttccacatgcatcaAAAGGACATTGGTGATGAATATAATGTTATTTATACACAAAGCTCCCTGATCGTAATGCTTTCTGCAGATGCTGTCCACAGAGTGAAGTATTTATCAGCCCAGCACCAGGGTCTTTGGATTTGCTAGGACCACATGGGAACTCACAGAACACTGAATGTGGCAGTTTCCTACCCATCGTCTGGGAGATCCTGCCACACCATCTCCCATGCCTCTCGATCCTGTACTCCTCATCTTGGGATTCCATCCCCTCACTCATCATGCTGTTGCTTCTGTGCTTATCCATGCTCTCCTCACAATCCCCTACAGTAGCACTCATAGTGCTGCAATCAATACACTTGTGCCTGTTCTGGTGCAAAGCCAAGCCTGCACCATGGCTCCAGCAAATGTCCTGCAAGACTCACAACTGCTGTGGTGGCTGGGCATCCCTGATTGGCTCTTGTTGCATGTGCTACAAGATCACTTCCttaagggttagagtgtgcttaaagacacagcacaGAGGTGGATGGCCCTGACTTCTACTCCAGATCCAGACCTCTTTGCATATGCTGTCTACAGAGCTCTGTAACCTGACACAAAGTTTCAATCAATGACCTGCTTCTCAAACCTCTTAGCTGACATCTCTTTGTCAAGCAGTATAGAACATACTTGCACAGGAGATTTACCTAATTGCAAATTCAAAATTCATTGGCTTAAGATAACTTTCCCCAGTGTACACCCACACAATATGGTTTGTTTATCCACATTACATGAATTAAAACATTCGGGGAGGTGGGCAtgtgtggcacaagcctttaatcccagcacttgagatggatctctgtgagtttgggaccagcgaGGTCTACATgtagagctagttttaggacagcttccaaagccacagggaaaccctgtctcaaaaaaattacaaaatcattCCCACTACCTCAATGAGGCCCGTTTCCATAATGGTGACTGCAGCAGTTGTTTGCCTATCCTGAATCCTAATGCAGTGTAAACTGTTCCTCCTATACTGTACTGAAGGCAGAAGCAATGCTTATTATgagactaataaagaaaatgcattaaatgacatcatacatccatcttcagctactgctccaaagGAGCTAATCTAGACACATTTTACATTTCATATATTCTGTCAACCTTAAGTGAATTTTAGCTTCATACTCCAGGTAACACTTTGAACAAAATGAATGGAGGAGACAGAATGTATAGCTTATTGGGCAGATGGGAGACTTACAAGGCAAAAATATTTCCAGAATTGTTTAAGTACACCAGAGACCTGGAACAGCAGGATCTTCTCTGACCAGATCCTGAGGTGAAGGTGGTGGGGGATGAGAAAGATAGGCAATGTAAAAGCAGGGACGAGGAAGTCTTGCACAGGATATGTCTGTCACATGCCAAGTAAGCTTCTTAAGAAGCATACCATCTTATATGCTACTTCCagggggaaaagggaagaaaatgggaGACTTCTATTGAGTCAGTAGAAACTACCATGCAATCGGACAAACTCAGGTAGGAATCTAACTAAACAATGCTGCACAAGGGGAACACAGAATATCTCAAGATAACTACTGACTAAGCCCACAGTGCCCTTGTATCAAAAACCATAGATCCATGTACTATGAAGAGTTGGGTTCTCCATATCTGAAGCAATCTCTATGCAAGAGCTTTGTTCCAGACCATTACCAGCTCTCACAAGCAAAttcctagatttatttatttatttatttatttatttatttttggttttctctgtgtagctttggagcctatcctggcacttgctctggagaccaggctggcctcaaactcacagagatctgcctgcctctgcctcgcgagtgctgggattaaaggtgtgtgccacaaacgcCTGACCATAAATTCCTAGTTTTAGATAAGggtctttttttaattatcaatATATCAGACCCTTAGGGAAAACAGCCAAGGCCTAGGCCCCAGGCTGTTAGTAGCTATCCCAAGAATGTTCCTCCTCCCTGATTGAGGGCCTAAATGAAATCCTTGGTAGCACAATGGTTTGTACAAATGCTTAGTAGATAGTAAGTCTCACGAGGTAGAATTTAGCAGAGTGAGGACTGACTAAAAACTCTTGCCTGTTAGAGATCAGGATGCTAGGATATACATTTGTTGACCAGGAGTGTCTAGACTTTTGACTCCAAATGATTACAAATAAGCCACCCCTGATTTAAAAGCAGCCACTGAACCCATCACCATATCAAAGAACAGGTCTCTAACAAGCTACtcaaggaggcattacagggtcaAAAACAACCTGCTTTGCCATAAAGTTCCAGTTTCCTTCTTGAGTAAAGCATATTTCTGCTAGATGGACAAAATGACACCAGGAAAACTACTTGAAAATTGTGTTTAGGTCTTGCCTGATCAAacaaggctttctttttctttccttttctctttctttctttctttctttctttctttctttcttcctttcttttttgagacagtgcaaCAGCTCTGGGTTTGGGATGGTGCTGCTCACTGGGGACACGAATTTTaccccatttttttttggttttttgagagagggtttctctgtatagctttggaacctgtcctggtactcactctgtaatcCAGAGATCctactggctctgcctccccagtgtgggattaaaggcgtgcaccaccaaagccaagcttttcccattttttaactAGAAAAACCCAcattttgctgggcgttggtggcgcacgccttcaatcccaggactcgggaggcagaggcaggcagatctctgggttcgaggccagcctggtctccagagcgagtgccaggttaggctccaaagctacacagagaaaccctgtctcgaaaaataaaaaaaaaaaaaaaacatttttcaccCTGTGGTTACCTGCATGCGTGCAGCAGGGAGAGGTGGAACCGGATTCCTACCGAGTCTGTGACACGCCCAGTTCCCATGTTTGAAACCAAATAGAGAACCaaattatcctttatttttcttccattcatgCATATtgagagatttttaaatgtaaatctgctgttttttcttttcaggtccGTGTAAACAGACCCGGGTTTTTCTGATACATTTCGATCCTCAGTTTCCACATACAGCGGGCGGCAGGCAGCCTACAACtggtttttcatcttttttccagttttttttttccagcagccACATCTACAACCACCCGTGACGTCCCCGCAGGGGATGTGCTGAGTCCTGGGGCCGTGAAGTATTCATAGGCCAGCCCAGAACTGGGGAGTTGCTAGGACCACATGGGACctcacagaacactgaatacGGCAGGAGGTTCATACACAGCCTGCTGTAGCGCCTGCCAAACCATCTCCCATGCCTCCCCATCCCGTCCTCCCCATCTTGGGGTAGCATCCCAGCACTCACCATGCTGTGGCTTCTGCGCTCATCCATGTTCTCCTCACAATCCTGTACAGTAGCACTCACAGAGTAGCAATCAAtcctctggtgcctcttctgCTGTAAAACAAAGCCTGCTACATGGCTCCAGGAAGTGTCCTGCAGGACTTGAGATTGGCTGGTTGGCCTGCTGCCTCTGATTGGCTACTGAGGTTTGAATGACAACAGCACTTCCTTAAGGACTACAGTGTGTTTAAAACACAGCACCCGGGCCCCAGTGTCATGGACTGGACTCCAGACAGGGACCTTTTAGAGATCTGCAGAGACACGGATTTCAATATCACTTACCCCTGTCTTCAGTAGATGACCCAGCTCTCCTCCTGTAGTTCACAGGTacatcctctccctcctccacacTATGTGCTTGCTTGCACAGACCATTGCACAATGTGAACCTCGATGATTCTCTTATTCAACAGGTGAAGGGTGTCCAGGATATTAAAAAATAGAGAGATTTTTAAGACACAAATGAAGATTTTTTAcaagatggtggtggcacacgccgttaatcccagcactgctgaggtagagacaggcagatctctgtgagttcaaggacagcatgat from Cricetulus griseus strain 17A/GY unplaced genomic scaffold, alternate assembly CriGri-PICRH-1.0 unplaced_scaffold_9, whole genome shotgun sequence includes these protein-coding regions:
- the LOC113839114 gene encoding LOW QUALITY PROTEIN: PRAME family member 14-like (The sequence of the model RefSeq protein was modified relative to this genomic sequence to represent the inferred CDS: substituted 2 bases at 2 genomic stop codons) produces the protein MKKEALAISALDVLPRFLPQAMFAVAFKNRHSKILWAMHPVPFGFLIKIPHLDTLKALLDGRXVLTTQKAXPSMGKVRLLDLMAAHCDFWEHMSRDKSSQCSPARLRGEKYLNVVTDLNFVSGKLDECAMYLLQEAQWRKHLIHLCCFKLQILMSHVSPVIEILQSQISTVSGNLCYLTLCLRYLEKPLETRSITSCHISWSDLDYLPKCLDLSGLKHLSLSSLLLLDLVRPFGNLLE